One genomic region from Nymphaea colorata isolate Beijing-Zhang1983 chromosome 10, ASM883128v2, whole genome shotgun sequence encodes:
- the LOC116263391 gene encoding mannan endo-1,4-beta-mannosidase 6-like isoform X1 — MGSAEGGRWKKRFLGWLKRARFCNCEELEDEEWAMVGRKGSQFVVNSRPFYVNGFNTYWLMIFAVDASTKGKVSEIFQQASSVGLSVCRTWAFNDGGWRALQKSPGVYDEDVFKGLDFVISEAKRYKIRLILSLSNNWEAYGGKAQYVKWGRSAGLNLTSDDDFFSDPTLKGYFKSHIKVWYDMQAILCLKPDLHIRVGHFFRPMKHCHQNGPNRMQDVELCRIPGQCKIRWLRPITARFMGNLKSTVLTRVNSFTNVTYKDDPTIFAWELMNEPRCLSDPSGDQFQAWVEEMSMYVKSIDQAHLLEIGSEGFYGPSSPDKVQFNPNTSVKQVGTDFLRNHKAFAIDFASAHIYADAWITSTVSDAHLQFTKTWMESHINDAENALNMPILFSEFGVSSKDGGYNDSFRDTLINTVYSTLLSSIKKGGGGGGSLLWQLFPVGTEYMDDGYAVFLSKSPSTATIISLQSKRMDTFNSLCSWRCHWGCKKKKVFELFMHAEM, encoded by the exons ATGGGGAGTGCAGAAGGAGGGCGATGGAAGAAGCGATTCCTGGGCTGGCTCAAGCGTGCGAG ATTCTGCAACTGCGAGGAACTGGAGGATGAAGAATGGGCAATGGTGGGCAGAAAGGGCAGCCAGTTTGTGGTCAATAGCAGACCCTTCTATGTCAATGGCTTCAACACATACTGGCTGATGATCTTTGCTGTTGATGCCTCAACGAAGGGCAAAGTCAGTGAGATATTCCAGCAGGCTTCTTCTGTTGGCCTCTCAGTGTGCAGGACATGGGCTTTCAATGATGGTGGATGGAGAGCCTTGCAGAAATCACCTGGAGTTTATGATGAAGACGTCTTCAAG GGACTAGACTTTGTGATTAGCGAGGCAAAGCGATACAAAATCAGGCTTATTTTGTCACTCTCAAACAACTGGGAGGCTTACGGTGGCAAAGCTCAGTATGTCAAATGGGGAAGATCTGCAGGCCTCAATCTCACTTCTGATGATGATTTCTTTTCAGATCCAACTCTCAAGGGCTACTTCAAATCTCATATCAAG GTCTGGTACGACATGCAAGCAATACTGTGTCTCAAACCTGACCTCCACATTCGAGTTGGACATTTTTTTCGACCCATGAAGCATTGTCATCAAAATG GTCCAAATCGGATGCAAGATGTGGAACTTTGTCGCATTCCCGGGCAGTGTAAAATCCGGTGGCTAAGACCCATAACTGCTAGATTCATGGGGAATCTGAAGTCT acTGTCTTGACGAGAGTTAATAGCTTCACCAACGTGACGTACAAGGATGATCCGACCATCTTTGCCTGGGAGCTGATGAACGAGCCTCGGTGTTTATCAGACCCTTCTGGTGATCAGTTTCAG GCATGGGTAGAAGAGATGTCAATGTACGTGAAGTCAATAGACCAAGCTCACCTGCTAGAGATTGGATCAGAAGGGTTTTATGGTCCTTCGAGCCCAGACAAGGTGCAATTCAATCCAAACACATCTGTAAAACAAGTCGGCACAGATTTTCTCAGAAACCATAAAGCTTTTGCCATTGATTTTGCTTCTGCGCACATATACGCCGATGCATg GATCACATCAACCGTCAGTGATGCTCACCTTCAGTTCACGAAAACATGGATGGAATCTCACATTAATGATGCAGAGAATGCACTTAATATGCCAATTTTGTTCTCAGAATTTGGTGTTTCATCGAAAGATGGCGGTTATAACGACAGCTTTCGTGACACACTCATAAATACGGTCTATAGCACTCTGCTAAGCTCCATAAAGAAgggaggaggtggtggaggaagCCTTCTGTGGCAACTCTTCCCAGTGGGAACAGAGTACATGGATGATGGCTATGCAGTTTTTCTTTCTAAGTCACCCTCAACAGCAACAATCATCTCCCTTCAGTCAAAAAGAATGGATACGTTTAACTCCTTGTGCTCCTGGAGATGCCATTGGGgttgcaagaagaagaaagtatTTGAACTATTTATGCATGCAGAAATGTGA
- the LOC116263391 gene encoding mannan endo-1,4-beta-mannosidase 6-like isoform X2: MGGAGGGRWKKRFLGWLKRARFCNCEELEDEEWAMVGRKGSQFVVNSRPFYVNGFNTYWLMIFAVDASTKGKVSEIFQQASSVGLSVCRTWAFNDGGWRALQKSPGVYDEDVFKGLDFVISEAKRYKIRLILSLSNNWEAYGGKAQYVKWGRSAGLNLTSDDDFFSDPTLKGYFKSHIKVWYDMQAILCLKPDLHIRVGHFFRPMKHCHQNGPNRMQDVELCRIPGQCKIRWLRPITARFMGNLKSTVLTRVNSFTNVTYKDDPTIFAWELMNEPRCLSDPSGDQFQAWVEEMSMYVKSIDQAHLLEIGSEGFYGPSSPDKVQFNPNTSVKQVGTDFLRNHKAFAIDFASAHIYADAWITSTVSDAHLQFTKTWMESHINDAENALNMPILFSEFGVSSKDGGYNDSFRDTLINTVYSTLLSSIKKGGGGGGSLLWQLFPVGTEYMDDGYAVFLSKSPSTATIISLQSKRMDTFNSLCSWRCHWGCKKKKVFELFMHAEM; the protein is encoded by the exons ATTCTGCAACTGCGAGGAACTGGAGGATGAAGAATGGGCAATGGTGGGCAGAAAGGGCAGCCAGTTTGTGGTCAATAGCAGACCCTTCTATGTCAATGGCTTCAACACATACTGGCTGATGATCTTTGCTGTTGATGCCTCAACGAAGGGCAAAGTCAGTGAGATATTCCAGCAGGCTTCTTCTGTTGGCCTCTCAGTGTGCAGGACATGGGCTTTCAATGATGGTGGATGGAGAGCCTTGCAGAAATCACCTGGAGTTTATGATGAAGACGTCTTCAAG GGACTAGACTTTGTGATTAGCGAGGCAAAGCGATACAAAATCAGGCTTATTTTGTCACTCTCAAACAACTGGGAGGCTTACGGTGGCAAAGCTCAGTATGTCAAATGGGGAAGATCTGCAGGCCTCAATCTCACTTCTGATGATGATTTCTTTTCAGATCCAACTCTCAAGGGCTACTTCAAATCTCATATCAAG GTCTGGTACGACATGCAAGCAATACTGTGTCTCAAACCTGACCTCCACATTCGAGTTGGACATTTTTTTCGACCCATGAAGCATTGTCATCAAAATG GTCCAAATCGGATGCAAGATGTGGAACTTTGTCGCATTCCCGGGCAGTGTAAAATCCGGTGGCTAAGACCCATAACTGCTAGATTCATGGGGAATCTGAAGTCT acTGTCTTGACGAGAGTTAATAGCTTCACCAACGTGACGTACAAGGATGATCCGACCATCTTTGCCTGGGAGCTGATGAACGAGCCTCGGTGTTTATCAGACCCTTCTGGTGATCAGTTTCAG GCATGGGTAGAAGAGATGTCAATGTACGTGAAGTCAATAGACCAAGCTCACCTGCTAGAGATTGGATCAGAAGGGTTTTATGGTCCTTCGAGCCCAGACAAGGTGCAATTCAATCCAAACACATCTGTAAAACAAGTCGGCACAGATTTTCTCAGAAACCATAAAGCTTTTGCCATTGATTTTGCTTCTGCGCACATATACGCCGATGCATg GATCACATCAACCGTCAGTGATGCTCACCTTCAGTTCACGAAAACATGGATGGAATCTCACATTAATGATGCAGAGAATGCACTTAATATGCCAATTTTGTTCTCAGAATTTGGTGTTTCATCGAAAGATGGCGGTTATAACGACAGCTTTCGTGACACACTCATAAATACGGTCTATAGCACTCTGCTAAGCTCCATAAAGAAgggaggaggtggtggaggaagCCTTCTGTGGCAACTCTTCCCAGTGGGAACAGAGTACATGGATGATGGCTATGCAGTTTTTCTTTCTAAGTCACCCTCAACAGCAACAATCATCTCCCTTCAGTCAAAAAGAATGGATACGTTTAACTCCTTGTGCTCCTGGAGATGCCATTGGGgttgcaagaagaagaaagtatTTGAACTATTTATGCATGCAGAAATGTGA
- the LOC116263391 gene encoding mannan endo-1,4-beta-mannosidase 6-like isoform X3 gives MGSAEGGRWKKRFLGWLKRARFCNCEELEDEEWAMVGRKGSQFVVNSRPFYVNGFNTYWLMIFAVDASTKGKVSEIFQQASSVGLSVCRTWAFNDGGWRALQKSPGVYDEDVFKGLDFVISEAKRYKIRLILSLSNNWEAYGGKAQYVKWGRSAGLNLTSDDDFFSDPTLKGYFKSHIKTVLTRVNSFTNVTYKDDPTIFAWELMNEPRCLSDPSGDQFQAWVEEMSMYVKSIDQAHLLEIGSEGFYGPSSPDKVQFNPNTSVKQVGTDFLRNHKAFAIDFASAHIYADAWITSTVSDAHLQFTKTWMESHINDAENALNMPILFSEFGVSSKDGGYNDSFRDTLINTVYSTLLSSIKKGGGGGGSLLWQLFPVGTEYMDDGYAVFLSKSPSTATIISLQSKRMDTFNSLCSWRCHWGCKKKKVFELFMHAEM, from the exons ATGGGGAGTGCAGAAGGAGGGCGATGGAAGAAGCGATTCCTGGGCTGGCTCAAGCGTGCGAG ATTCTGCAACTGCGAGGAACTGGAGGATGAAGAATGGGCAATGGTGGGCAGAAAGGGCAGCCAGTTTGTGGTCAATAGCAGACCCTTCTATGTCAATGGCTTCAACACATACTGGCTGATGATCTTTGCTGTTGATGCCTCAACGAAGGGCAAAGTCAGTGAGATATTCCAGCAGGCTTCTTCTGTTGGCCTCTCAGTGTGCAGGACATGGGCTTTCAATGATGGTGGATGGAGAGCCTTGCAGAAATCACCTGGAGTTTATGATGAAGACGTCTTCAAG GGACTAGACTTTGTGATTAGCGAGGCAAAGCGATACAAAATCAGGCTTATTTTGTCACTCTCAAACAACTGGGAGGCTTACGGTGGCAAAGCTCAGTATGTCAAATGGGGAAGATCTGCAGGCCTCAATCTCACTTCTGATGATGATTTCTTTTCAGATCCAACTCTCAAGGGCTACTTCAAATCTCATATCAAG acTGTCTTGACGAGAGTTAATAGCTTCACCAACGTGACGTACAAGGATGATCCGACCATCTTTGCCTGGGAGCTGATGAACGAGCCTCGGTGTTTATCAGACCCTTCTGGTGATCAGTTTCAG GCATGGGTAGAAGAGATGTCAATGTACGTGAAGTCAATAGACCAAGCTCACCTGCTAGAGATTGGATCAGAAGGGTTTTATGGTCCTTCGAGCCCAGACAAGGTGCAATTCAATCCAAACACATCTGTAAAACAAGTCGGCACAGATTTTCTCAGAAACCATAAAGCTTTTGCCATTGATTTTGCTTCTGCGCACATATACGCCGATGCATg GATCACATCAACCGTCAGTGATGCTCACCTTCAGTTCACGAAAACATGGATGGAATCTCACATTAATGATGCAGAGAATGCACTTAATATGCCAATTTTGTTCTCAGAATTTGGTGTTTCATCGAAAGATGGCGGTTATAACGACAGCTTTCGTGACACACTCATAAATACGGTCTATAGCACTCTGCTAAGCTCCATAAAGAAgggaggaggtggtggaggaagCCTTCTGTGGCAACTCTTCCCAGTGGGAACAGAGTACATGGATGATGGCTATGCAGTTTTTCTTTCTAAGTCACCCTCAACAGCAACAATCATCTCCCTTCAGTCAAAAAGAATGGATACGTTTAACTCCTTGTGCTCCTGGAGATGCCATTGGGgttgcaagaagaagaaagtatTTGAACTATTTATGCATGCAGAAATGTGA